One Phaseolus vulgaris cultivar G19833 chromosome 11, P. vulgaris v2.0, whole genome shotgun sequence genomic window carries:
- the LOC137820700 gene encoding cation/H(+) antiporter 2-like produces MDATHSMFCNNDLVNPLSSMGMQVSCILVVSHVFNVVFRTVGQPGPIAQILAGLALGPMSHIDYIKATFFPASSINYYEVVSFFCRINFMFLFGLEMNIHYAMRNLRRVSFVACGGALMGGVFGLSVSFYLHQELNTIDNAPLYYFSMIIMLVVSYTSSPMVIRLAAELRFAASDVGRMAVSSALITEMGCLLLFNVMINWRKPNHISAGLGCVIITVLVVYINRYLAVWLNARNRNQKYLKAPELLLILLLLLTSSMIIEIWGYNSIISCFIIGLLFPKEGKTARTLLHKLGYSIYNFVLPVYFGYLGLQCDLINVFRSLQRVACMAILILLSIGSKLGGTLLVSRYLKIPTSEGIFLGFILNTRGYADLLFIGAAAKQVITFDSEAYNVLLVSIVLNTIISGVIVAFLVRGEDKMFANNYTAIEPQQMEDELRILACVYDPRQVSAILATVLAMHGSRVSPSTTYIMHLIELVKKIKSNLLYHEKENADLSDDEDYGGNDVVEINNSLDTFTAETKILVHQRRAVSSFPSLYEDVCNEAEDLQVSIVLLPFHKHQRIDGKLESGKEGIRITNQKVLRHAPCSVGVIVERGLAKVPGFSQLVASEGIQNVATLFFGGPDDREAIAWSLRISGSPRVNLTIIRFLLSSSSQNEQIESGESEENEILMSLSGEETVNEIDNTFMVDFYNRYVTSGQIGYVEKFVKHGAETVDSLKEIGDMYSLFIVGKGGRGQSSLTIGMSDWEECPELGTVGDVLASSDLDIHGSVLIVQQHRDVKKGLLHD; encoded by the exons ATGGATGCCACTCACTCCATGTTCTGTAACAATGATCTGGTTAACCCCCTAAGCTCAATGGGCATGCAAGTGTCATGCATTCTTGTCGTGTCACATGTCTTCAACGTTGTGTTTAGGACTGTGGGTCAACCTGGACCAATTGCACAGATTCTG GCAGGGTTGGCGCTAGGTCCAATGTCACACATTGACTATATAAAGGCTACATTCTTTCCTGCTAGTTCAATAAATTACTATGAAGTTGTGAGCTTCTTCTGTCGCATAAATTTCATGTTTTTGTTTGGGTTAGAGATGAATATTCACTACGCAATGCGCAATCTGCGTAGGGTCAGCTTTGTAGCCTGTGGTGGTGCCCTAATGGGTGGTGTTTTTGGTCTATCTGTCTCATTTTACTTGCATCAAGAGCTAAACACCATTGACAATGCccctttatattatttttccatGATCATCATGCTAGTGGTGTCATACACAAGCTCCCCTATGGTGATTCGTTTGGCAGCAGAGTTGAGGTTTGCAGCATCAGACGTGGGGCGTATGGCGGTGTCATCTGCATTGATCACAGAAATGGGGTGCTTGTTGCTCTTCAACGTGATGATTAACTGGAGAAAACCAAATCACATTTCTGCTGGTCTAGGTTGCGTTATAATCACTGTCCTTGTGGTTTACATAAACAGGTACTTGGCAGTTTGGTTAAACGCAAGAAATAGAAACCAGAAGTACCTCAAGGCTCCTGAGTTGTTACTCATTCTGTTACTGCTTCTGACTAGCTCAATGATAATAGAGATTTGGGGTTACAACAGTATTATCAGTTGTTTCATCATTGGTTTGTTGTTCCCCAAGGAAGGGAAAACAGCTAGAACATTGCTGCACAAACTTGGTTATTCTATTTACAACTTTGTTCTTCCAGTATATTTTGGCTACTTAGGCTTGCAGTGTGACCTGATAAATGTCTTCAGGAGCTTGCAGCGTGTGGCCTGTATGGCCATATTGATATTATTGAGCATTGGAAGCAAACTTGGTGGAACTCTTTTAGTTTCCCGCTACCTCAAAATCCCCACAAGTGAAGGGATTTTTCTTGGCTTCATATTGAACACTAGAGGTTATGCCGATCTTCTATTCATTGGTGCAGCAGCAAAGCAAGTAATA ACTTTCGATTCAGAAGCGTACAATGTTCTGTTGGTATCAATAGTACTTAACACAATAATATCAGGAGTAATTGTGGCTTTTCTGGTGAGAGGGGAAGACAAAATGTTTGCAAACAACTACACTGCAATTGAACCACAGCAAATGGAAGATGAGCTCCGAATTCTGGCTTGTGTGTATGACCCTCGACAGGTATCTGCCATACTTGCCACAGTGCTAGCAATGCATGGCTCTAGAGTATCACCATCTACCACTTACATAATGCACCTAATAGAGCTTGTGAAGAAGATCAAGTCCAACCTGTTGTACCACGAGAAAGAAAATGCTGACCTTAGCGACGATGAGGACTATGGGGGCAATGATGTGGTGGAAATCAACAATTCTTTGGATACCTTCACTGCAGAAACAAAGATTCTAGTCCACCAAAGAAGGGCAGTGTCTTCTTTCCCGTCATTGTATGAAGATGTGTGCAATGAAGCAGAAGATCTCCAAGTGTCAATTGTGCTACTCCCCTTCCACAAGCACCAACGCATTGATGGGAAATTGGAAAGTGGAAAAGAGGGTATAAGGATCACCAATCAGAAGGTGCTAAGACACGCCCCTTGTTCAGTTGGTGTGATAGTGGAAAGAGGCCTTGCAAAGGTACCTGGCTTCTCACAACTAGTAGCATCTGAAGGCATACAAAATGTTGCAACACTTTTCTTCGGTGGCCCTGATGACCGTGAGGCTATTGCATGGAGCCTACGCATTTCAGGAAGTCCACGCGTGAACTTGACCATCATAAGATTTTTGCTGAGTTCTTCATCACAGAACGAACAGATAGAGAGTGGAGAATCAGAGGAAAACGAAATTCTGATGTCATTGTCTGGGGAGGAGACTGTGAATGAGATTGACAACACCTTCATGGTTGACTTCTACAACAGGTATGTGACTTCAGGGCAAATAGGGTATGTGGAGAAGTTTGTGAAGCATGGAGCAGAAACTGTGGATTCTTTGAAAGAGATAGGGGACATGTATTCTTTGTTCATAGTAGGAAAAGGTGGTAGAGGACAGAGTTCACTAACAATTGGTATGAGTGATTGGGAAGAGTGTCCAGAACTAGGAACAGTTGGTGATGTCTTGGCCTCTTCAGACCTTGATATTCATGGCTCAGTTTTGATTGTTCAACAACATAGAGATGTCAAGAAAGGTCTATTGCATGATTAG
- the LOC137820706 gene encoding protein FAR-RED IMPAIRED RESPONSE 1-like isoform X1 codes for MEPEPASGPGPEFNSKEEAFAYYQAHAKSVGFSAIIKASRRSRISGNFIDAKFACTRYGAPPSPHKPKRARARAKTDCKASMHVKRTPHGTWIISSFIKHHNHQILPIHSNPKPNNNDNNSSSSRKPKVKKTLQHLAFVQGDLQFLLNTFMSMQNENPNFFYAADFNEAQRLRSVFWVDAKARLDYRHFSDVVLLDTTHVKNECRLPFVPFVGVNHHLQFLLLGLAFVSDGSESAFVWLMRNWLRAMGGHAPKVILTDCDEVLKRAVAQVVPESFHCFCLWHVLSKVPEKLGRWVHQHGGEFMSGFSECVLKSRTKEQFEKRWGEMVERFDMGDESWLCEIYEDRKQWVPAFLNGRVLAGMSTVQRSEAMNCLFDKYVQRKTTVKEFMEQYRVVLRDKYEEEAKADFETLRRQPVLKSPSPFGKQMVELYTHAVFKKFQSEVLGAVACHPRKESEDGATKIFMVQDFEDNQGFVVTWNESTSEASCSCYSFEFNGYLCRHVMIVLQISGVHSIPPQYILKRWTKDAKSRQTERNLSMADVVVSDSRTERCKNLCQRAFELGDEGSLSYETYIAAVKVLEEALRKCENLNGTIHSVREPNLPCFGSQEVNLSNAADHTNKKDSTLPKRKVSVEPEIIAMGVDSSWQQVENPNAQASRLPCSYESQQSIQEMDRLNSRAQNLDGYFATQRIDLGMCHQLNSVAAIRNDYYSNQQGIQDRGQLNSIAPIHDPCYMAPQRMHAMGQPDGGSSSQPHGMEVKVKQLNSRHQSQ; via the exons ATGGAGCCGGAGCCCGCTTCTGGGCCCGGGCCTGAGTTTAATTCCAAGGAGGAAGCTTTCGCTTACTACCAAGCCCACGCGAAATCCGTGGGCTTCTCCGCCATAATCAAAGCCAGCCGGCGATCCCGAATTTCCGGCAACTTCATCGACGCCAAATTCGCCTGCACTCGCTACGGCGCCCCGCCAAGCCCGCACAAACCCAAACGGGCCCGAGCCCGGGCCAAAACCGATTGCAAGGCCTCTATGCACGTGAAACGAACACCCCACGGTACATGGATCATCTCttctttcatcaaacaccataACCACCAAATTCTCCCCATTCACAGTAACCCTAAACCCAATAATAATGATAACAACTCAAGTTCCTCAAGGAAACCCAAGGTTAAAAAAACACTGCAACACTTAGCTTTCGTCCAAGGTGACCTTCAATTTTTGCTTAACACCTTCATGTCTATGCAAAACGAAAACCCTAATTTCTTTTACGCGGCCGATTTTAACGAGGCACAGCGGTTGAGGAGTGTTTTCTGGGTGGATGCTAAGGCTAGGCTTGATTATAGACACTTTAGCGATGTGGTGCTTTTGGACACCACTCACGTTAAAAACGAGTGTAGATTGCCCTTTGTTCCGTTTGTTGGTGTGAACCACCATCTTCAGTTTTTGTTGCTGGGGTTGGCTTTTGTGTCTGATGGGTCTGAATCTGCGTTTGTGTGGCTGATGAGGAATTGGTTGAGGGCAATGGGGGGACATGCTCCCAAGGTGATTCTCACTGACTGTGATGAAGTGCTGAAGAGAGCTGTTGCTCAAGTGGTTCCTGAGTCTTTTCATTGCTTTTGTCTGTGGCATGTGTTGAGCAAGGTTCCAGAGAAGCTAGGTCGGTGGGTGCATCAGCATGGTGGGGAGTTTATGAGTGGGTTTAGTGAGTGTGTTTTGAAGTCTAGGACAAAAGAGCAGTTTGAGAAGAGGTGGGGGGAGATGGTTGAGAGGTTTGACATGGGTGATGAGAGTTGGTTGTGTGAGATTTATGAGGATCGCAAACAGTGGGTACCTGCATTTTTGAATGGCAGGGTTTTAGCAGGAATGTCCACTGTGCAGAGATCAGAAGCCATGAACTGTCTGTTTGATAAATATGTGCAGAGGAAAACTACTGTGAAAGAGTTTATGGAGCAGTACAGAGTGGTGTTGAGGGATAAGTATGAGGAGGAAGCCAAGGCGGATTTTGAAACGCTGCGTAGACAGCCAGTGTTGAAGTCCCCATCACCTTTTGGTAAACAAATGGTGGAGTTGTACACTCATGCAGTGTTTAAGAAGTTCCAGAGTGAGGTTTTGGGAGCTGTTGCTTGTCATCCAAGGAAAGAGAGCGAAGATGGGGCAACGAAAATTTTTATGGTTCAGGATTTTGAGGACAATCAAGGTTTTGTTGTGACTTGGAATGAATCGACTTCAGAAGCATCATGCTCCTGCTATTCATTTGAGTTCAATGGCTATCTTTGTAGGCATGTAATGATTGTGCTACAGATTTCTGGTGTGCATAGCATCCCACCTCAGTATATTTTAAAACGATGGACAAAAGATGCCAAGAGCAGACAGACAGAGAGAAATCTGTCTATGGCAGATGTGGTTGTCTCTGACTCTAGGACTGAGCGTTGTAAAAATTTATGTCAACGAGCTTTTGAATTGGGTGATGAAGGGTCTTTATCATACGAGACGTACATTGCCGCTGTAAAGGTATTGGAAGAAGCTTTGAGAAAGTGTGAGAACCTGAATGGTACAATTCACAGTGTCAGAGAACCGAACCTTCCTTGTTTTGGTTCTCAAGAGGTGAATCTTAGTAATGCTGCTGATCATACTAACAAAAAGGATAGTACTCTTCCAAAAAGAAAG GTAAGCGTTGAACCAGAGATCATTGCTATGGGAGTTGATTCTAGCTGGCAGCAAGTG GAAAACCCCAATGCACAAGCATCTCGTCTTCCTTGTTCATATGAATCACAGCAGAGCATTCAAGAGATG GATCGGCTGAACTCAAGGGCACAGAATCTGGATGGCTATTTTGCTACTCAGCGGATTGATTTGGGAATG TGCCACCAATTGAATTCAGTAGCTGCTATTCGTAATGATTATTATAGCAACCAGCAAGGCATCCAAGACCGG GGACAGTTGAACTCAATTGCACCCATCCATGATCCCTGTTACATGGCCCCACAAAGGATGCATGCGATG GGTCAACCTGATGGAGGGTCATCCTCACAACCGCATGGGATGGAGGTAAAGGTAAAACAGCTAAATTCAAGGCACCAGTCTCAGTAA
- the LOC137818422 gene encoding uncharacterized protein — protein MTTRIAPGVGANLLGQHAAERNQDATAYVGNLDPQISEELLWELFVQAGPVVNVYVPKDRVTNQHQGYGFVEFRSEEDADYAIKVLNMIKLYGKPIRVNKASQDKKSLDVGANLFIGNLDPDVDEKLLYDTFSAFGVIVTNPKIMRDPETGNSRGFGFISYDSFEASDSAIEAMNGQYLCNRQITVSYAYKKDTKGERHGTPAERVLAASNPTAQKSRPHTLFASGPPTLPSVPQANGVAPLPPRPFANGVAPGSIPALRPPPPQAAAFQPMPMPGQPTWHQQQPGQTMLPPSMPPPPQIQHFRPPHPGMQQMPPPPQAPPRPLPPPSIMGSQPPPVWRPPPPPQHQGGRPMLYPQSMPPPPPPQ, from the exons ATGACGACTCGAATTGCACCAGGTGTGGGGGCCAATTTGCTCGGCCAGCATGCTGCTGAGAGGAATCAAGATGCCACTGCTTATGTCGGCAATCTCGACCCTCAG ATAAGTGAGGAGTTATTGTGGGAGTTGTTCGTTCAGGCGGGTCCAGTGG ttaatgtCTATGTCCCGAAGGACAGAGTGACCAACCAACATCAGGGTTATGGGTTTGTTGAATTCCGGAGTGAAGAAGATGCTGACTAT GCCATTAAGGTTCTTAACATGATCAAGCTTTATGGGAAACCGATCCGTGTGAATAAG GCATCCCAAGATAAAAAGAGCTTGGATGTTGGTGCAAACCTTTTCATTGGCAATCTTGATCCT GATGTAGATGAGAAGCTCTTGTACGATACTTTCAGTGCATTTGGAGTTATTGTTACTAATCCGAAG ATCATGAGAGATCCCGAGACTGGAAATTCCCGTGGTTTTGGCTTCATCAGCTATGATTCATTTGAGGCATCTGATTCTGCCATTGAG GCGATGAATGGACAATATCTTTGCAATCGTCAAATTACAGTGTCATATGCTTATAAGAAAGATACTAAGGGTGAACGGCACGGTACCCCCGCAG AAAGAGTTTTGGCTGCAAGTAATCCAACTGCACAGAAGAGCAGGCCTCATACTTTATTTGCCAGTGGACCTCCAACACTTCCCAGTGTTCCTCAGGCTAATGGGGTTGCTCCACTGCCACCCCGTCCCTTCGCTAATGGGGTCGCTCCGGGTTCCATTCCTGCCCTTCGTCCACCACCCCCTCAAGCTGCTGCATTCCAGCCTATGCCAATGCCTGGACAACCAACATGGCATCAGCAACAGCCCGGTCAAACAATGTTACCTCCTTCAATGCCTCCTCCACCTCAAATTCAGCACTTCAGGCCACCACACCCTGGTATGCAGCAGATGCCACCACCTCCACAAGCTCCTCCCAGGCCTCTTCCACCACCATCAATAATGGGAAGTCAGCCACCACCTGTTTGGcgtccaccaccaccacctcagCATCAGGGTGGTCGACCTATGCTATACCCTCAGTCTATGCCCCCACCACCGCCTCCCCAGTAA
- the LOC137820706 gene encoding protein FAR-RED IMPAIRED RESPONSE 1-like isoform X2, translating into MEPEPASGPGPEFNSKEEAFAYYQAHAKSVGFSAIIKASRRSRISGNFIDAKFACTRYGAPPSPHKPKRARARAKTDCKASMHVKRTPHGTWIISSFIKHHNHQILPIHSNPKPNNNDNNSSSSRKPKVKKTLQHLAFVQGDLQFLLNTFMSMQNENPNFFYAADFNEAQRLRSVFWVDAKARLDYRHFSDVVLLDTTHVKNECRLPFVPFVGVNHHLQFLLLGLAFVSDGSESAFVWLMRNWLRAMGGHAPKVILTDCDEVLKRAVAQVVPESFHCFCLWHVLSKVPEKLGRWVHQHGGEFMSGFSECVLKSRTKEQFEKRWGEMVERFDMGDESWLCEIYEDRKQWVPAFLNGRVLAGMSTVQRSEAMNCLFDKYVQRKTTVKEFMEQYRVVLRDKYEEEAKADFETLRRQPVLKSPSPFGKQMVELYTHAVFKKFQSEVLGAVACHPRKESEDGATKIFMVQDFEDNQGFVVTWNESTSEASCSCYSFEFNGYLCRHVMIVLQISGVHSIPPQYILKRWTKDAKSRQTERNLSMADVVVSDSRTERCKNLCQRAFELGDEGSLSYETYIAAVKVLEEALRKCENLNGTIHSVREPNLPCFGSQEVNLSNAADHTNKKDSTLPKRKVSVEPEIIAMGVDSSWQQVENPNAQASRLPCSYESQQSIQEMDRLNSRAQNLDGYFATQRIDLGMCHQLNSVAAIRNDYYSNQQGIQDRLNSIAPIHDPCYMAPQRMHAMGQPDGGSSSQPHGMEVKVKQLNSRHQSQ; encoded by the exons ATGGAGCCGGAGCCCGCTTCTGGGCCCGGGCCTGAGTTTAATTCCAAGGAGGAAGCTTTCGCTTACTACCAAGCCCACGCGAAATCCGTGGGCTTCTCCGCCATAATCAAAGCCAGCCGGCGATCCCGAATTTCCGGCAACTTCATCGACGCCAAATTCGCCTGCACTCGCTACGGCGCCCCGCCAAGCCCGCACAAACCCAAACGGGCCCGAGCCCGGGCCAAAACCGATTGCAAGGCCTCTATGCACGTGAAACGAACACCCCACGGTACATGGATCATCTCttctttcatcaaacaccataACCACCAAATTCTCCCCATTCACAGTAACCCTAAACCCAATAATAATGATAACAACTCAAGTTCCTCAAGGAAACCCAAGGTTAAAAAAACACTGCAACACTTAGCTTTCGTCCAAGGTGACCTTCAATTTTTGCTTAACACCTTCATGTCTATGCAAAACGAAAACCCTAATTTCTTTTACGCGGCCGATTTTAACGAGGCACAGCGGTTGAGGAGTGTTTTCTGGGTGGATGCTAAGGCTAGGCTTGATTATAGACACTTTAGCGATGTGGTGCTTTTGGACACCACTCACGTTAAAAACGAGTGTAGATTGCCCTTTGTTCCGTTTGTTGGTGTGAACCACCATCTTCAGTTTTTGTTGCTGGGGTTGGCTTTTGTGTCTGATGGGTCTGAATCTGCGTTTGTGTGGCTGATGAGGAATTGGTTGAGGGCAATGGGGGGACATGCTCCCAAGGTGATTCTCACTGACTGTGATGAAGTGCTGAAGAGAGCTGTTGCTCAAGTGGTTCCTGAGTCTTTTCATTGCTTTTGTCTGTGGCATGTGTTGAGCAAGGTTCCAGAGAAGCTAGGTCGGTGGGTGCATCAGCATGGTGGGGAGTTTATGAGTGGGTTTAGTGAGTGTGTTTTGAAGTCTAGGACAAAAGAGCAGTTTGAGAAGAGGTGGGGGGAGATGGTTGAGAGGTTTGACATGGGTGATGAGAGTTGGTTGTGTGAGATTTATGAGGATCGCAAACAGTGGGTACCTGCATTTTTGAATGGCAGGGTTTTAGCAGGAATGTCCACTGTGCAGAGATCAGAAGCCATGAACTGTCTGTTTGATAAATATGTGCAGAGGAAAACTACTGTGAAAGAGTTTATGGAGCAGTACAGAGTGGTGTTGAGGGATAAGTATGAGGAGGAAGCCAAGGCGGATTTTGAAACGCTGCGTAGACAGCCAGTGTTGAAGTCCCCATCACCTTTTGGTAAACAAATGGTGGAGTTGTACACTCATGCAGTGTTTAAGAAGTTCCAGAGTGAGGTTTTGGGAGCTGTTGCTTGTCATCCAAGGAAAGAGAGCGAAGATGGGGCAACGAAAATTTTTATGGTTCAGGATTTTGAGGACAATCAAGGTTTTGTTGTGACTTGGAATGAATCGACTTCAGAAGCATCATGCTCCTGCTATTCATTTGAGTTCAATGGCTATCTTTGTAGGCATGTAATGATTGTGCTACAGATTTCTGGTGTGCATAGCATCCCACCTCAGTATATTTTAAAACGATGGACAAAAGATGCCAAGAGCAGACAGACAGAGAGAAATCTGTCTATGGCAGATGTGGTTGTCTCTGACTCTAGGACTGAGCGTTGTAAAAATTTATGTCAACGAGCTTTTGAATTGGGTGATGAAGGGTCTTTATCATACGAGACGTACATTGCCGCTGTAAAGGTATTGGAAGAAGCTTTGAGAAAGTGTGAGAACCTGAATGGTACAATTCACAGTGTCAGAGAACCGAACCTTCCTTGTTTTGGTTCTCAAGAGGTGAATCTTAGTAATGCTGCTGATCATACTAACAAAAAGGATAGTACTCTTCCAAAAAGAAAG GTAAGCGTTGAACCAGAGATCATTGCTATGGGAGTTGATTCTAGCTGGCAGCAAGTG GAAAACCCCAATGCACAAGCATCTCGTCTTCCTTGTTCATATGAATCACAGCAGAGCATTCAAGAGATG GATCGGCTGAACTCAAGGGCACAGAATCTGGATGGCTATTTTGCTACTCAGCGGATTGATTTGGGAATG TGCCACCAATTGAATTCAGTAGCTGCTATTCGTAATGATTATTATAGCAACCAGCAAGGCATCCAAGACCGG TTGAACTCAATTGCACCCATCCATGATCCCTGTTACATGGCCCCACAAAGGATGCATGCGATG GGTCAACCTGATGGAGGGTCATCCTCACAACCGCATGGGATGGAGGTAAAGGTAAAACAGCTAAATTCAAGGCACCAGTCTCAGTAA
- the LOC137805791 gene encoding uncharacterized protein codes for MVKAIRVHELGGPQVLKWEDVEIGEPKEGEVRIRNKAIGVNFIDVYFRKGVYKAPSFPFTPGMEAVGVVTAVGAGLTGRQVGDLVAYAGQPMGSYAEEQILPANKVVPVPSSIDPPVAASIMLKGMTTHFLLRRCFKVEPGHTILVHAAAGGVGSLLCQWAHALGATVIGTVSTKEKAAQAKEDGCDHVIFYKEEDFVARVNEITSGNGVEVVYDSVGKDTFEGSLACLKLRGYMVSFGQSSGSPDPVPLSALAAKSLFLTRPTLLQYVVTRDELLEAAGELFANVASGVLKVRVNHTYPLSEAAKAHQDLEDRKTSGSVVLIP; via the exons ATGGTGAAAGCAATCAGAGTTCACGAACTGGGAGGCCCTCAG GTTCTGAAGTGGGAGGACGTGGAAATCGGAGAGCCCAAAGAAGGGGAGGTTCGCATCAGGAACAAAGCCATTGGAGTCAATTTCATTGATGTCTACTTTCGCAAAGGAGTTTACAAAGCCCCCTCCTTTCCCTTCACTCCAG GTATGGAAGCTGTTGGGGTTGTGACAGCTGTGGGTGCTGGACTCACTGGTAGGCAGGTTGGAGATCTTGTAGCTTATGCAG GTCAACCAATGGGTTCATATGCAGAAGAACAGATACTTCCTGCTAATAAAGTAGTTCCTGTTCCTTCTTCCATTGACCCCCCTGTTGCAGCATCCATCATGCTGAAAGGCATGACAACACACTTTCTGCTTCGGCGCTGTTTTAAG GTTGAGCCTGGTCATACAATTCTTGTTCATGCAGCAGCTGGTGGAGTTGGATCCTTATTGTGCCAGTGGGCACATGCTCTCGGTGCAACTGTTATAGGAACTGTGTCAACTAAAGAGAAGGCAGCTCAAGCCAAGGAGGATGGGTGTGATCATGTTATATTCTATAAAGAAGAGGATTTTGTTGCTCGCGTCAATGAAATTACATCAGGCAATGGAGTTGAAGTAGTCTATGACTCTGTAGGAAAGGATACCTTTGAG GGATCTTTGGCATGCTTGAAGCTTAGGGGCTACATGGTAAGTTTTGGACAGTCATCAGGTTCACCTGATCCAGTTCCATTATCAGCTCTGGCTGCAAAATCCCTGTTCTTGACAAGGCCCACCCTACTGCAATATGTTGTCACTCGGGATGAGTTATTGGAGGCTGCAGGAGAGTTGTTTGCTAATGTTGCTTCTGGTGTCTTGAAGGTTCGTGTTAATCATACTTACCCATTGTCTGAGGCTGCAAAAGCACACCAAGACTTGGAGGATAGGAAGACTTCAGGATCTGTTGTGTTGATACCATGA
- the LOC137805695 gene encoding uncharacterized protein, with amino-acid sequence MVKAIRVHQLGGPQVLKWEDVEIGDPKEGEVRVKNKAVGVNFIDVYFRTGVYKVPSLPYTPGVEGVGVVTAVGVGVTGIKVGETVAYSSPPLGSYAEEHILPASNLVPLPPSIDPIIGASIMAKGLTTRYLLQQCFKVEPGHTILVHAAAGGVGSLLCQWANALGATVIGTVSNKLKAAQAKEDGCHHVIIYTEEDFVARVNEITSGNGVEVVYDSVGKDTFEGSLACLKLRGYMVSFGQSSGTPDPVPLSSLATKSLFLTRPTLKHYNVTRDELLEAAGELFAKVASGVLKVRITETYPLSEAARAHEDLENRKTTGSVVLLP; translated from the exons ATGGTGAAAGCTATCAGAGTTCACCAACTGGGTGGCCCTCAG GTTCTGAAGTGGGAAGATGTGGAAATCGGAGACCCAAAAGAAGGTGAGGTTCGTGTGAAGAACAAAGCTGTTGGTGTTAATTTCATTGATGTCTATTTTCGCACAGGAGTTTATAAAGTCCCTTCCTTACCCTACACTCCAG GTGTGGAGGGTGTTGGGGTGGTCACTGCTGTGGGTGTTGGAGTCACTGGTATAAAAGTTGGAGAAACTGTAGCTTATTCGAGTCCACCTCTGGGCTCATATGCTGAAGAGCACATTCTTCCTGCAAGTAATCTAGTTCCCCTCCCTCCCTCAATTGACCCCATAATTGGGGCATCCATCATGGCCAAGGGCTTGACAACTCGTTACTTGCTTCAGCAATGTTTCAAG GTTGAACCTGGTCATACAATTCTTGTACATGCAGCAGCTGGTGGAGTAGGATCCTTATTGTGCCAATGGGCAAATGCTCTTGGTGCAACCGTTATTGGAACTGTATCTAATAAACTTAAGGCAGCTCAGGCCAAGGAGGATGGATGTCATCATGTAATAATCTACACAGAAGAAGATTTTGTTGCACGTGTCAACGAAATTACATCAGGCAATGGAGTTGAAGTAGTCTATGATTCGGTGGGAAAAGATACATTTGAG GGATCTTTGGCTTGCTTGAAGCTTCGAGGTTACATGGTAAGTTTTGGACAATCATCAGGTACACCTGATCCAGTTCCATTATCTTCCCTGGCTACAAAGTCCTTGTTCCTGACAAGACCCACCTTAAAGCATTACAATGTCACTCGTGATGAGCTCTTGGAGGCTGCAGGAGAGTTGTTTGCCAAGGTTGCTTCTGGTGTCTTAAAGGTGCGGATTACTGAGACTTATCCCTTGTCTGAGGCAGCAAGAGCACATGAAGACCTGGAGAATAGGAAGACCACAGGATCTGTTGTGTTGCTACCCTAA
- the LOC137818430 gene encoding inositol polyphosphate multikinase beta-like, translating into MLKVPQHQVAGHMAKNGVLGPLVDDSGKFYKPLQNNDRGSTELSFYTSLAVPPSISSFFPAFHGTAVVPASDGSGPHTHLILQDVVAPYTNPSVMDVKIGSRTWHLAHSEDYIAKCMKKDRDSSTVPLGFRLTGVKDSVSSWEPSRTFLQSLSAEGVSLILRKFVSSAADSDRSDCDFAAEVLGAVLERLVELKAWFEVQTLYHFYSCSVLVVYEKEKGKTKPLVKLVDFAHVVSGNGVIDHNFLGGLCSFINFIRDILQPLPH; encoded by the coding sequence ATGCTGAAAGTGCCGCAGCACCAGGTGGCGGGTCACATGGCGAAGAACGGCGTTCTGGGTCCGCTGGTGGATGATTCTGGAAAGTTCTACAAGCCACTGCAGAACAACGACAGAGGCTCCACCGAGCTCTCCTTCTACACCTCCCTCGCCGTGCCGCCCTCTATCAGCTCCTTCTTCCCGGCGTTCCACGGCACCGCCGTCGTCCCCGCCTCCGACGGCTCCGGGCCCCACACCCACCTCATCCTCCAGGACGTGGTGGCTCCCTACACCAACCCCTCCGTCATGGACGTGAAGATCGGGTCCCGAACATGGCACCTCGCTCACTCCGAAGACTACATCGCGAAATGCATGAAGAAAGACAGAGACAGCTCCACCGTCCCCCTCGGATTCCGACTCACCGGCGTCAAGGACTCCGTCTCCTCCTGGGAACCTTCTAGAACCTTCCTCCAGAGCCTCTCCGCCGAGGGGGTCTCCCTGATCCTCCGAAAATTCGTCTCCTCCGCCGCCGACTCTGACCGTTCCGATTGCGACTTTGCGGCGGAGGTTTTGGGCGCCGTCTTGGAGCGGTTGGTGGAGCTGAAGGCGTGGTTTGAGGTGCAGACTCTGTACCATTTCTATTCATGTTCGGTTCTGGTGGTGTATGAGAAGGAGAAGGGGAAGACCAAGCCTCTGGTCAAACTCGTTGACTTTGCTCATGTGGTTTCTGGCAATGGTGTGATTGATCATAACTTCTTGGGTGGCCTCTGTTCCTTCATCAACTTCATCAGAGACATCCTTCAGCCTCTTCCTCACTGA